The Littorina saxatilis isolate snail1 linkage group LG1, US_GU_Lsax_2.0, whole genome shotgun sequence nucleotide sequence attctttttgcTCCAAtcactcactcgctcactcattaactcgctcacacacactcactaacgcactcactcactcattttcTCGGTCACtaactcacgcacgcacgcaatcactcactcattcacttaCTTACTCACACTCGCTTACACattcaagggggggggggggatggaaaGGCTAGAACACCAATGTTCTTGAACGTTCTGGTTTCATCGCATGAAAGAGCAAAGTGATTTTGGATAGAGGATGGCTTATGGATAATGATTAGAGGCAGGAAGggatggacagacggacggataGATGGTTGCATGGATGGACGACGGACAGACGGATGGATGAATACACGGTATTTTTCAGTATAGTTTTCTTGTTGGTTGGGAACTGGGTACGTTTAAATGTCATGATTTTTGTTCGGCAAGATCGTTGTAATATATCTGCGCATAGCGGAAGTTGAAATTTCGTTCGGAAGGTTGCGATCTTCTGTCAACTAAGCATTAAAATATGTTGTTGGTAAATTTCAGAGATGTTTATATTAATTTGAAGAATTGTATAATAAAAGGAAAAGATGGtttttttgtgacaaatgtGTTGGAATGTGTGAGCGCAGAGAAGAGGTCGAAAGTGTGTTCGGAAGGTTGCAATCTTCTGTCGGCTAAGCATGTTGATAATCATTTCAGTGATAACTGATaggtttttttaaaatgtgGAATTAATTTATTATGGGCGAAAGCATTGGGAAAAGAGATGTTATTGATGATTACCTTGTTAAAATGCGTCTGCGCGTTGCGTAGGTCGAACGTTTACGTGGAAGGTTCCGATATTCTTTCGGCTAAGCATAACAGACATGAAAACGAAAGTTTCAATTCAACAGTTGTCCTAATTGTCAAACAGGTGGTCAGCCTGCCCACTTCGCTGATTCTAATGTGGACTCACCCTGGTCTTGCCTGGGACTCCTCTCCCGAGGGTCCCTACGCCAAACTTAACGTCCTGGAACTGAAGACCCAGGAACTGTGGATACCCAAAGTGCACATCCTGAACGGGGCATCTGAGGACAGAACGCTCGACATGGGGTCTACAGCCACAGTCTTCTCCAATGGCTCTGTCTTGGTCTCTGTGTCACCATTGATGAAGTTCACGTGCAAGATGGACATGAGGGTCTACCCTTTCGACACCCAGGAGTGTGGACTGGTCGTATTCATAACCTCTACCTATGGGGCccaaggcagaaaaaagaaggaTTTCATAATGTCGAGTGAGAGCCTCATCGGCTCTTTCGGCAGTAACAGTGAATGGACCCTCGAAAATGTTGAGTCTGAGGAAAAGGAAATGCTTGCAGGGGTGTCTTTCTTGGTCTACACACTGAAGCTGAGACGCAAAACGACGTTCTACGTCATCAGTTTCATCGTGCCCATAGTGCTGACGTCATACATGAACACGCTGGTGTTTGTGATTCCGGCAGAGAGCGGCGAGAGAGTGTCCTACCTTGTCTCCATCTTTGTCTCCAACGCCGTCTTCGTAAGCTTCTGCACCGACCAGATGCCGCAAGGTTAAGACacgtttctttgtgt carries:
- the LOC138950752 gene encoding neuronal acetylcholine receptor subunit alpha-7-like, with the translated sequence MLAFSILATLLCDVIATSSHYNLTQELRSRDTIKGQVPPGGGMTPVVVDVALIPMNILDIDDAKQVVSLPTSLILMWTHPGLAWDSSPEGPYAKLNVLELKTQELWIPKVHILNGASEDRTLDMGSTATVFSNGSVLVSVSPLMKFTCKMDMRVYPFDTQECGLVVFITSTYGAQGRKKKDFIMSSESLIGSFGSNSEWTLENVESEEKEMLAGVSFLVYTLKLRRKTTFYVISFIVPIVLTSYMNTLVFVIPAESGERVSYLVSIFVSNAVFVSFCTDQMPQG